CAAATACTCTTCTCTTCCCCCCCTAGATCTGAACTTCTGCACCCATCACCATCCCTGCTTGAACAGTGCCACCTGTATGAATACGGGCCAAGGGAGCTATACGTGCACATGCTTGCCTGGATTTACAGGGGTTAACTGTGAACTGGAGATGCAGGAGTGTGACAGCAACCCCTGCAGGAATGGAGGGATCTGCACAGTAAGTGGGAAATGAAGGAATACTTCTTgatcatgattttttttgttttgttttattctgctgGCTcactcttttgtttcttttggcaTTCCCCAAGAATCTGGAGAGCGGCTACATGTGCACATGTCCGCAAGGTTTCGAGGGCTCACACTGTGAGCACAGCCTACTGACATGCAACGACTCCCCATGCTTCCATGGGGGCAAATGCTGGGAAAAAGACAATGGTCGCAGCTATATGTGCGAGTGTCCCCGCGGATACACTGGACTCAACTGCGAGAAGAGAGTGGACAAGTGCACGTCGCTTCCCTGCGCTAATGGTATGGCTTTCCTCTCCTCTATCCCCCCCTCCACCCCCCTTTCTGAACTTCCCCTCGCTCTGTGTCTGCACCCCTCTTTTAAATTCCTGCAACTGGAAGCAGTGTAGAACAACAGGAATTGGTGGGAACTTGGTGTCTATTGTCCTCCATATAAACATTCAGCAGCTCAGAGCAGCGGCTTGTAAATGTCACCACAGCTTGCTGTGGTTGTTGATGAAAGGGGACAAATATCCAAGCGCatttcagtttgtctttttgtaAACATGCCGAGCTCTAGGATTGTTCTGTGAGTGCAAAACAATACACAGAGCTGTGGTCATTCTGGATTTGATGGAAATGTGTGAACTTAATGAGCCTTGCAGGAGCATGGATCATGTTCTTTCTGACTTTGCAAGGCTTCTTACTTCCACCTACTTACTGTCCACCTTCTCTCTTGTAGGTGGTCTGTGTCTGCTCCAAGGCAGTGTGCGCATGTGTAGCTGCCGCGCAGGGTTCACCGGCCAGCGCTGCGAAATCAACATCAATGAATGTGCTGGTAACCCCTGCCTTAATGGAGGCACCTGCCAAGACCGAATCAACGACTACATGTGCACTTGTCCAGCAGGCTATGGTGGGCGCAACTGTGACAGAGTCTTGGACGAGTGTTCCCTTCGGCCATGCCTCAATGGGGGCTTTTGCACTGGAGGTGGCGAGCCAGGGAAGCCTCCGGCGGCCTGCACCTGCCCTTCAGGCTTCACCGGACCCAGATGCGAATCCTTCGCCACTTTCGAGTCTACGGGGCAGATTGAAGATGGCTTTCAGTGGGCAGCTGTTTCTCTGGCTGTGGGGCTGGTCGCTCTGCTCGTGCTGCTGTGCATGGTGGGCCTGGCTTTGAGGCACATCCACAGACAGGCAGGAAGGCTGGACGGGGAAACAGAGACTATGAACAACTTCTCAAATGTTCAAAGGGACAATCTGATCCCAGCATCCCAGCTGAAAAACACCAACCAGAAAGTCAGTCTGGAGGTGGACTGTGATTCAGAGAAATCAAACTTTATCCataaaaattatcatttggaCTCTTACAACTCTAAATCAAAAGAGTTCAAGGATGAAAAGTCACAAGAAGAGAAACATCTTATTTATGACAAGTGTTTAGAAGATAAAATGCCTTTGAGTAGAATGTACAGGTAAGAAGAACTATATTTGCACTATGACActcatctttgttgtgaattttcCACATGGTCCATTTATTTGAGGcatatgaaaatgtttatttggagCCATGCTGAGTAGAAATAATCAGAGTTCCCTCTCACTGAAGGTTGTGATTTGTTAGTTTGCTAAACCAAACTGGTGGATTCACACTGAAATATGTTACATATGTACTCAACAGTTGCTCTCTTTGCTTCACATAATGCATAGCTCTGCCATGTGCTTCTTGTTTGCATTAACAAAATGTGTGATTTGTGTTTGCAGTGAAAAGCCAGAGTGTAGAATATCTACAATATGTTCCTCACGGGACTCCATGTACCAGTCGGTATTTGTTATAGCAGAAGAAAGAAGGGAATGCGTCATAGCAACTGAGGTGAGCCAAAAGAAAATCTTCATCAGCATTTCCTTAGATGCTTGATTTCACTTGTGTTATATTGTCCCAAGTGCACTATCCCTCACTAGTGCACCAACATTTACAGCAGGGGATGGTGCTCTTGGTAGAGAGATTTGCCTAAAATGGGAAAGACCAATTTTAATGCATTATTGGTTTTTGCACATTATCCCGACTATTCTTTATCTTGGCCACACGATGACCTAAAATCCTAGCATATAATGATTCTTCACACATGTTTGGCTCTGCTCAGTCTCAAAGGTGCTATGTTTTACTGCTGTGGCAAATCTTAGGACACATATTTCCAAGCAAAATGTAATGGTGATACTTGAGCGAATGAGCTTTTACAGTTGAGGCGGCGCTTGGAATATGTGTTGTTCTAACTAATTTACATTGTtcaaacagctgattttttttcttttctcttttttccctcctttgtTTCCCACAGGTATAAACTGTGAGGGGTCAGAAAGCAAGGGAAGGAGGACGGAGACACAATCGAGGCAGAATATTATATTCTGGATTGTTTACAAATGCTGAGAAGAGACTGGAGATTGTTTTAGATGTTCACTGCTGCTCTGGAACACTAAAGAACGGGAGAGGGCAGAGACTTCTGCTCTGAAAACAAactcaacaaaaaataaacaaaaacacacacaaaaaaaaagacgcAGAACTGAGAAAATTTATGTTGACCGAGTGTTTATATGCAAAGCATGTACAGTGAAGGACCTCTCAGTTTTAAAGAGACTGACTACACGAGGTGAAATGCTTGTTTATAATCTCGGCCAACCTGGACAGTAAAAAGAGGCAAAGGTGGACCTTTGCCCCTCGTACCTGACCCCTGGCCTTGTTTGATAATCAAGATGACTCTGACAGCCAACCAATCTGTGAAAAAGGTGCCTAAGATTTGACCCCTCCAAATCGTCCCCTCCTCCCCAACACTCACTCCTGCCAGCTTCGCCTGCTATGCAAGACTCAGGGTCGAGATGAGTGAACTCACCCCGCTGTCACAATCCAGTCTCaccaacaataaaaaatatgaatgtcTGAAACTAATCCTCAACTGTCACTCATGTGAAAATGACTGATTGGACTTGTCAGCATGAGGGTGGAGAACGTATGCAGCCCAAAATCACTAGAAGCCTTAAAAGAGGGGGgttttaaaagctaaatttgTGCCCTTGTCTGTTCTTGGATCATTTGCACTACAAGACGACGAAGAAAGAGACGAAAAGCGTGGGGAAAGTACTTTTTAATCAACAGGGATTTGAAAAAAGAGAACCATAGGAGCCCAACAGTCAGTGCAGTGCCAGCAAGATCCAAGAGAAAGTgcgcattttttttttttttatgcaacccaactaaaaacaaagagactcaaaacaaggagaaaacacacCACTGCCTGCCTATAAGAAATTTCAAAAGTACAGAACcaataatgtaattttttttaaatgattatttccagagtttaatttaaatatgacACACTGctctttatatgttttataacaTTATTTTGTATATAATGCATATTTATAAGGACCAAACTTCTGAAGAATAAAACTTCCTTGAAAACTGTTTTGTCagtaaatggaaaaagaaattaaaaagtgtttttaaataatgacattgtctacaaataatgataaaatgtcttttgTGATTTTTTCATGTGCATTCATGCATCATCATATGTAATGTTTTGGATAGTACACTGAGACATGAAGCTCCCTTGCTTGTAGCATCAGTACCTCGAGTAATTCCTGGAAATGCTGTTGGCTCCCTACCCAGCTCACCCGCCCCCTTGTTCTCTCTCTGGCCCTAAATTGGCTTGAAATTCAAATCCGTTTCCACGGAAACCACCCCCTCAAGCTGGAAATGGTGAAACAAAGCCAGGCACAGGGGCAAAGGGGAACCTCAGCCCCTCACCCCCCTTATAATGCTCGCACccgtgcgcacacacacagccagCCAAACAGATGCCGTGGGGGAGCGCGGAGTGAGTCTGCGGTGccataaaaacagcagcataTGCCAGGCCTCTCACCCCGTGTGCATGACCCACAGAGTGCACAGGCCTCctcccataaaaaaaaaaaaaaaaaaagaattaaaaaaaatgcactcaGGCTCTTGTAGGCTCCCCAACTGCCTGCTTTCCCCTTAGGGTTATGAGCAATATTTCAATGCCCGGCTCTGTACCACCCACTCCAGCAAACAAAAGTGGGGACGAGACCTGGCACTGAGGCTGTTAGCAGAAGGGAGAGGGAAAGCAGATGGGAGTCACTTACCAGTGAGGAATccacataaatataaaagatcGCTACCACTGAAAAGTTGACGTGTCAGAACAGTCTGATAAATCTTACTAACCTCTTGCCCTTCTCCACTGTTCCATACGGTTCCATACAATACACAGACCCATGGATCAGTACTTAAATAGATtccactcttcttttttttcttttaactctaTGCAGCGTGTCATCTGTATTATCAAAATCCCTTCTGCCTTTAATTAACAGAAATTCAGTAACAGTCAACACCCCCTAATCAGCAGCAATCAACACTGAGAATCTGGATGGCTTTTTCCCCTCACACACATCCTGTCAGCTGCTTGACCTGGGCATCCTCATCTAagagcttgtgtgtgtatgtgtgtgtgtgtttgtgtttgtgcattaaaaaaaaaaaaaagtttgggaaagGAAGTTTCCGGCCAGGCTCAGGAAAAACATACATGTTATCGCAATGATTAATCATCCAGTTAAATCCCCTCGTGTTTCGGTGTGTTACCTGACCCAGCCTGATAGCACTAAGAGTTTCTTCCCACCGTCATCATACTCACGCCTATAAGCAGACACACACCCTCATTCACACTTGATCGCACATGCTAGGGCTCTGCTCTTTGGCCTCTGGGTGTCCATAACATAGCCAGGCATTTTCATTGTGTTATAATCACAGCATCCTGTTTGTGACCCAGTGACATCAGTTCCTTTTTCCTCCCTGATTAAAAAATGCAGAACAGGCCGGCGCGGGCCAACAGTTTTTCTCACGCATCACCTTCTTCATTCTGCCCTTGCTTGTACACATGATTTGGAGTTTCAGGAAACAACCTCAAAACAAGTGAGGGTGCAGACAGGCACTGTAATTAGCACTATTCATGCTGAGGACATTCATGAATATCTGTCATAAACCAAGCAGATTTCAAATAGCAGCCTGTTTTGAATGTGGAAGTTCCTCTACTGAacctgttttgtgttttccttcTCAGAAGCTGTTGCTTACTTGCAATCAGGAGAAAACTGCTTCTGTCTGGTCATTTTATTGAAATCCCTCATTTTGATATAAACAACCTGACAAAGGCtttttaaatatgcatgtaaaGGCTACAGAGACCCCGAGGGGGCATTGCTGCTGTATTTTTCCTTCTCTGAACAAAAGGGAAAACAGAGATGTGGAATTGTTTCTGCTATTCTctctgtttgtttgattttcatgAAACTTGGTGGAGAGCTGGGGTAAGGAAATcaactttctgttttatttcctgaaatCTCATTTAAGCCAAAATTTTTGCTCTACTCCTATTTCAATTGCACACtatgtgtaatgacaataaaggctttgagaatttaaatttatttagtttggcTTTGCTGTTTAGTGAACCTCAGAACGTGGAGACTTGCGGTAGCACTTAGAGTTGTCTCATTAATTAACACTAGGTGTCAGTAAGAAACCCACCCACAAGAACTAGGTGATCAGATGCACAAAAAAAATCCCAAGTATCAACAGGTTCAACTTACTGTAATCACCCTGCTGTATTTAATTGAACTGAAGCACAAATCAGACCATGACGGAGCCACTGATTCAGACAGTGGAAAATTAAAACACTTATTTACGGACATTGCCTTGCAAGTGTGATCCTGCTGGAACAGCTTTTAGATCCAACAGACATGTCTCTGTAACCTGAGGCTTCAAGCTATTACAGCTATTTACTGCTGTAGGAGGGCCACTTTGCTCTTTAACCAGTGCAGTGCCTTTACATATTTAGATTGATGTATGATTTTAGATTAGCTTGTACGTAAAGAAAATGACTATACACAgtcaaaacacaaagacaacagGAGGTCAGTAAAGATTCTGGCATGTTATGGTGAGATCAGCTTTGAGATCGTCTACTGAGGCAGAAGGACATGGCATACTGGGATGGATGCTTGTGTCTGACAGAGGGTCACTCAAAtgctttggtttgtttgttgctTTTGACGTGTGTAGAGCTAATACAGATCTCTGGCCTCTTATCAAGACAGATAATGCCAGCTATTTATAGATAATCTATTtattgagcacagatgagcctcAGCTATCATAGCATATAAGAGCTATCAATAGTGGTGGGCATTTTGTGCATTTGTTCAGTTCATGTATCTTTATAATCATAGTTGTCCTAAAGTGTCTACCTaatcctttgtttttatttctggtttttgCTGCATTAAAATGTGCATATTGTCTAAGTCATTGTTAAACTTGGCATAAACTACTAAATCCAAAACTGACCCAGCATTTGTGTGTCTAGGTGAAAATCATTTCAGGCTTAAACATTcaacaaatacacaaactaTAATACTAAATGTgaatttgaaattttttttacatttcttacaTTTCTCTCCAGGTTCAAGAAGTTTGCCATGAACTGAAGTTTGACTATGTTCTTACTGTTGGATGTTTGAGCTTGTTTGTACTTGTTTACGGTCCTCACATGCTTCCGTCTCATGTACACACCCTTATAGGGTGCTGGTTAACACCCTCACATGTCAATTTTGATTTCCAGTACTCCTAAATTATCATAAATATTTCTGACGGACTTTGATACAATTTTAACATTGAGACTTTTCTTCTGTGGCAAATGCAGTTAGTTAATAATATACCGCTCCGATCATTTTCCTTCGTAAATTAAGGATGATGCAATGTCTTAATGCGTTGCTGGGTTGTTTCAAAGGCCCTGAAATGCTGTGGTAAATTGCATCAGCCAGATTAAATGAAGAGAATGACAAGACAAAGAGCCAATCACAAATAGAGTCTGTTTGATGGACAGTTAAACGACCAATCATGTTAAAAAATGGGTGTTcgtaacaaataaaaattgggCCAATTGTAGAAGGAGGATCATCTTACATCCCGCCTAATTTGGCGCACCGAAATATTATTGGGTAAAATGTGACGAGGGAACGTCTTTCTTCAATATTATTGGTCAGAATCGCTGAAAGGGACTCGCCCACCTGACCCGTACCGTATAAATTCTGGAACAACCCTTCGCCATGTTATCGAGGAAACGCGTCAGAGAAGCATCAACAGACCGGCGGGGACATAAAAACTACTGACGCGTTTACAACGGTTACTTATTTGAAACCTCGATCTTACAATTCATTAACCTTAAATTTACACTACCACCGGTCGGCACAGCAGCTGGCCTGAACgatttttggcttttttcccCGTCGAGTCAAAGGCCGAAGCGGCTGCCATGGATTTTTAAGGCATAATGCGGCACCTTTAATGCAATGGCAATGCATAGTGCAAGGCAAAATCAACTGCGAAATTCCATCTTCGCAACTGCTAAGCAGTTGGGCTCAAATACCGTTCGCGGTATACCAGCGAGCCAACCGGTACCGCTACTCCTGGACCGGAGGAAGCTAACGCTAGCTAGCTAATCATCTCAGCCACTACCATCAacggaaaaaaaaagtgatccATCTATTCATCTGAACGTCAACACTACCGATCAAAATGAAGCCTCAAGACATAATCGCCGGGAAGACCAGCCTGTGGATCTTCGGGTACGGGTCGCTGGTATGGAAACCTGACTTCAAATATAAGAAGAGTGAGGTCGGTTACATTCAAGGCTACAAGAGACGTTTCTGGCACGGAGACAACTTCCATCGTGGAAGTGACGAGTTGGTAAGTTATTTCTACAGTGTGAG
The sequence above is drawn from the Melanotaenia boesemani isolate fMelBoe1 chromosome 22, fMelBoe1.pri, whole genome shotgun sequence genome and encodes:
- the dll4 gene encoding LOW QUALITY PROTEIN: delta-like protein 4 (The sequence of the model RefSeq protein was modified relative to this genomic sequence to represent the inferred CDS: deleted 1 base in 1 codon), with the protein product MAAWFTFTVAFSTTLISQVFGSGVFELDLHEFKNYRGLLANGNACKPSCRTYFRICLKNYQAVVSPGDCIFGSTMTPVVGTNSFSAKDSGTLPRPIQIPFKYGWPGSFSLIIEAWHSPYGNLPVDTNNPDFLISFFAIQRQLGVGTDWSQNTQTGKQSQELRYSYRFICNESYYGESCSKKCTPRDDRFGHYTCTRSGQLSCLPGWKGKYCEEPICLEGCSERNGNCSKPGECVCRDGWQGTFCDECRKYPACKHGSCELPWQCNCQEGWGGLLCDQDLNFCTHHHPCLNSATCMNTGQGSYTCTCLPGFTGVNCELEMQECDSNPCRNGGICTNLESGYMCTCPQGFEGSHCEHSLLTCNDSPCFHGGKCWEKDNGRSYMCECPRGYTGLNCEKRVDKCTSLPCANGGLCLLQGSVRMCSCRAGFTGQRCEININECAGNPCLNGGTCQDRINDYMCTCPAGYGGRNCDRVLDECSLRPCLNGGFCTGGGEPGKPPAACTCPSGFTGPRCESFATFESTGQIEDGFQWAAVSLAVGLVALLVLLCMVGLALRHIHRQAGRLDGETETMNNFSNVQRDNLIPASQLKNTNQKVSLEVDCDSEKSNFIHKNYHLDSYNSKSKEFKDEKSQEEKHLIYDKCLEDKMPLSRMYSEKPECRISTICSSRDSMYQSVFVIAEERRECVIATEV